From a single Prochlorococcus sp. MIT 0603 genomic region:
- a CDS encoding NifU family protein, protein MENQTMALTHENVEKVLDELRPFLLADGGNVEIAEIDGPIVKVRLQGACGSCPSSTMTLKMGIERKLREMIPEVNEVIQVL, encoded by the coding sequence ATGGAAAATCAAACTATGGCACTTACACATGAGAATGTTGAGAAAGTCTTAGATGAATTAAGACCGTTTTTACTAGCAGATGGTGGAAACGTAGAAATAGCTGAGATTGATGGGCCAATAGTAAAAGTAAGATTACAAGGAGCCTGTGGAAGCTGTCCAAGTAGCACTATGACACTAAAAATGGGGATTGAAAGGAAATTACGTGAAATGATTCCCGAAGTTAACGAAGTAATTCAAGTGCTTTGA
- a CDS encoding ABC transporter permease: MLLLAIYLTAAFLTPPLINLGVLPDGQQGLGSPMYASPSWDHWCGTDRLGRDVCVRTLQGTGVALQVVLLAVGLAVLIGVPMGILSGYIGGFVDRIMVLIMETLYTVPVLLLAVVIAFVLGRGIVNAAIALCVVYIPQYFRVVRNQTEQVKTELYIESAKAMGAGPVWIMRKYLLKNVITSLPVLLTLNAADGVLVLGGLGFLGLGLPETIPEWGSDLNLALDAVPIGIWWTALYPGMAMFGLVFSLSLIGEALEDFIEKSQLNEP, from the coding sequence ATGTTATTGTTGGCGATTTATTTAACGGCTGCATTCTTGACACCACCTTTAATTAACTTAGGTGTTTTACCTGATGGCCAGCAAGGCTTAGGAAGCCCAATGTACGCCTCCCCATCTTGGGATCATTGGTGTGGCACAGATCGATTGGGGAGAGATGTTTGTGTGAGGACTTTGCAAGGTACTGGGGTCGCACTTCAAGTTGTTTTGTTGGCTGTAGGACTTGCTGTGCTAATTGGTGTGCCAATGGGGATCCTTAGCGGGTATATCGGTGGATTTGTTGACCGGATAATGGTATTAATCATGGAAACGCTTTACACAGTTCCAGTATTGCTTCTTGCAGTTGTTATAGCTTTTGTTTTAGGCCGAGGAATTGTCAATGCAGCCATTGCTTTATGTGTAGTTTATATACCTCAATATTTTCGTGTTGTTAGGAATCAAACGGAGCAAGTGAAAACGGAACTTTATATTGAATCAGCAAAAGCAATGGGAGCTGGGCCTGTATGGATAATGCGCAAATATCTTTTGAAAAATGTAATAACTTCTCTACCTGTTCTTTTGACCTTGAACGCAGCTGATGGAGTTTTAGTCTTAGGAGGGCTAGGTTTTCTTGGACTTGGTTTGCCCGAGACTATTCCTGAATGGGGGAGTGATCTGAATTTGGCTTTAGATGCTGTCCCAATAGGCATTTGGTGGACGGCCCTCTACCCTGGAATGGCAATGTTTGGACTGGTCTTTTCGCTCTCTTTAATTGGTGAAGCTCTTGAGGACTTTATTGAGAAGAGTCAATTGAATGAGCCGTAA
- the chlG gene encoding chlorophyll synthase ChlG, translated as MSDTRQLLGIKGGSETTSIWKLRLQLMKPITWIPLLWGVICGAAASGNYQWSLSNFIASIACMFMSGPLLTGYTQTINDYYDREIDAINEPSRPIPSGAISLNQVRVQIWLLLLLGLSVAYGLDVWAGHSTPSLLFLALGGSFVSYIYSAPPLKLKQNGWLGNYALGASYIALPWWAGQALFGQLTWTTAFLTLAYSLAGLGIAVINDFKSVEGDKALGLQSLPVAFGIKNASFISAGMINVFQIAMVIVLISIGQHLASVFLVLLIIPQITFQDIWLLRDPLKFDVKYQASAQPFLILGMLVTALAIGHSSLVNF; from the coding sequence GTGAGTGACACTCGACAGCTATTAGGGATCAAAGGCGGTTCAGAGACAACAAGCATCTGGAAGCTGCGCCTGCAGTTAATGAAACCCATCACTTGGATACCTTTGTTATGGGGAGTTATTTGCGGCGCTGCAGCCAGTGGGAACTATCAATGGAGTTTAAGCAATTTCATTGCTTCCATTGCATGTATGTTCATGAGTGGGCCTCTGCTTACAGGTTATACCCAAACCATCAACGACTACTACGACAGGGAAATTGATGCCATTAATGAACCAAGTCGGCCGATCCCATCTGGTGCAATTTCACTCAATCAAGTACGCGTACAGATCTGGCTACTTCTATTGTTGGGATTATCTGTTGCCTATGGGCTGGACGTTTGGGCAGGCCACTCTACGCCTTCGCTACTATTTCTTGCGCTTGGTGGTTCATTTGTAAGCTATATCTATTCAGCACCACCATTAAAGCTTAAGCAAAATGGTTGGCTTGGTAATTATGCTCTTGGAGCAAGTTATATAGCTCTGCCATGGTGGGCAGGACAAGCTCTTTTCGGCCAACTCACTTGGACAACGGCATTCCTGACTTTGGCCTATAGCTTGGCAGGTTTAGGGATAGCAGTAATTAACGACTTTAAGAGTGTTGAAGGTGATAAGGCCTTAGGTCTTCAATCGCTTCCTGTTGCCTTTGGTATAAAAAATGCAAGCTTTATCAGTGCAGGAATGATTAACGTCTTTCAGATTGCCATGGTGATTGTATTAATATCTATTGGTCAACATCTAGCATCTGTTTTTCTTGTATTGCTAATCATCCCACAGATTACTTTCCAAGATATTTGGTTACTTCGAGATCCTTTGAAATTTGACGTTAAATATCAAGCTAGTGCTCAGCCCTTTTTAATCCTAGGGATGCTAGTTACAGCATTAGCTATAGGTCATAGCTCTCTAGTTAACTTTTAG
- a CDS encoding malate:quinone oxidoreductase has product MISSDALGSEARFDAVLVGAGIMSATLAVLLHELEPEMRILIIERLESPALESSAALNNSGTGHAANCEFNYTPLNSDGSLNIDKALAINSSFERSLEFWASLTEMGKLSPESFLHLLPHVSCVWSEENIAFLRQRYSKLVSQPQFSDMEWSEDSGELKEWIPLMMNGRDPQQKVAATRVKRGTDIDFGALTTTYIEMLEQTDSVKIEVSTEVVDIQRHDNQIWQLSLSKNGSEYCVKAPFVFLGAGGAALALLQKSKIPEGREYGGFPVSGQWLLCNNPELTQTHNAKVYGKSAIGAPPMSVPHLDTRWIKGERSLLFGPFAGFNTKFLKYGSKFDFFRSIKLTNLTPMIQSGIKNIDLIKYLFSQIQLNHSSRIDLLSSFFPNVRSEDWTLSVAGQRVQIIKMTNQGGELKMGTEVVTSSDGSLAALLGASPGASTAVSIMLEVLERCWKDQLCSDLWQERLKKLLPSFRKDINSDKNLLNRLRHRSNSLLGL; this is encoded by the coding sequence GTGATCTCCTCTGATGCTCTAGGTTCAGAAGCTCGATTTGATGCAGTATTAGTTGGGGCTGGCATCATGAGTGCGACTTTGGCTGTATTACTTCATGAATTAGAGCCTGAGATGAGGATTCTCATCATCGAAAGATTAGAATCACCAGCATTAGAAAGCAGCGCCGCTTTAAATAATTCGGGAACCGGACATGCTGCTAATTGTGAATTTAATTACACACCGCTTAACTCAGATGGAAGTTTAAATATTGATAAAGCACTTGCTATTAATTCGTCTTTCGAAAGAAGCTTGGAGTTTTGGGCGTCACTAACTGAAATGGGTAAATTATCACCAGAGAGTTTTCTGCATCTTTTGCCTCATGTTAGTTGTGTCTGGAGTGAAGAAAATATTGCATTTTTAAGGCAGCGTTATAGCAAACTTGTTTCTCAGCCACAGTTTAGTGATATGGAATGGAGTGAAGATAGCGGAGAGCTCAAGGAATGGATACCCTTGATGATGAACGGGAGGGACCCACAACAGAAAGTGGCTGCAACAAGAGTCAAAAGAGGAACGGATATAGATTTTGGAGCATTAACGACTACTTATATCGAGATGCTTGAGCAGACTGACTCTGTCAAGATAGAGGTTTCAACTGAGGTTGTCGATATACAAAGGCATGATAATCAAATATGGCAACTCAGTTTGTCTAAAAATGGTAGTGAATATTGTGTAAAAGCACCATTTGTATTTTTAGGAGCCGGAGGTGCTGCATTGGCTTTATTGCAGAAATCTAAAATACCTGAGGGCAGAGAATATGGGGGCTTCCCTGTTAGTGGGCAATGGTTGTTATGTAACAATCCTGAATTAACTCAAACACACAATGCAAAAGTTTACGGTAAAAGTGCTATCGGAGCACCACCGATGTCAGTACCACATTTGGATACAAGATGGATAAAAGGAGAACGCTCCTTGTTGTTTGGACCATTTGCAGGGTTTAATACTAAATTCTTAAAATATGGATCAAAGTTTGATTTTTTTCGTTCTATTAAACTCACGAACCTAACCCCTATGATTCAATCTGGAATAAAAAACATTGATTTGATCAAGTATCTTTTTAGTCAAATTCAACTTAACCATTCATCAAGAATAGATTTGCTTAGTAGCTTTTTCCCTAATGTTAGGTCAGAAGATTGGACATTATCAGTTGCAGGTCAGAGAGTACAGATTATAAAAATGACAAATCAAGGAGGGGAGCTGAAAATGGGTACAGAAGTTGTGACTTCGTCTGATGGTTCTTTAGCTGCTTTGTTAGGGGCATCACCGGGGGCGAGTACTGCGGTGTCTATTATGCTAGAAGTTTTAGAGCGTTGTTGGAAAGATCAATTATGCAGTGATCTTTGGCAAGAGAGATTAAAAAAACTATTACCTAGTTTTAGAAAAGATATAAACTCCGACAAAAACCTTCTAAATAGACTTCGACACCGAAGCAATTCTCTTCTTGGATTGTGA
- the lepA gene encoding translation elongation factor 4, protein MTNVSVSRLRNFCIIAHIDHGKSTLADRLLQETGTVSSRDMQEQFLDNMDLERERGITIKLQAARMNYSSSDGEAYVLNLIDTPGHVDFSYEVSRSLQACEGALLVVDASQGVEAQTLANVYLALENDLEIIPVLNKVDLPGADPEKIKKEIESIIGLDTSNAISCSAKTGVGISEILQAVVERIPPPKDLLDEPTKALIFDSYYDSYRGVIVYFRVMTGRISSRDKILLMASKKSYELDEIGVMAPDQSKVNELHAGEVGYLAASIKAVADARVGDTITLLNNPAYEPLPGYTEAKPMVFCGLFPTDADQYPDLRDALDKLQLSDAALKYEPETSSAMGFGFRCGFLGLLHMEIVQERLEREYDLDLIVTAPSVIYQVNMLDGEVLLVDNPSTLPDPQKRESIEEPYVRIEIYAPNDYNGTLMGLCQDRRGDFVDMKFITTDRVTLIYEIPLAEVVTDFFDQMKSRTKGYASMEYHLIGYRKNDLVRLDVLINAEKADPLTTIVHREKAYGVGKGLVEKLKELIPKQQFKIPLQASIGSRVIASESISALRKDVLAKCYGGDISRKKKLLKKQAKGKKRMKSMGKVDVPQEAFMAVLKLNQ, encoded by the coding sequence ATGACTAATGTATCCGTCTCAAGATTAAGGAACTTTTGCATCATTGCACATATAGATCATGGCAAGTCAACACTTGCAGACAGGCTTTTACAAGAGACAGGGACTGTTTCCTCTAGGGATATGCAAGAACAGTTCCTTGACAATATGGACCTTGAAAGAGAAAGAGGCATTACTATTAAACTTCAAGCGGCGAGGATGAATTACTCTTCGAGTGATGGTGAAGCATATGTGCTCAATCTAATTGATACCCCGGGGCATGTTGACTTTTCTTATGAAGTAAGTAGATCTTTACAAGCATGTGAAGGTGCTTTGTTAGTAGTAGATGCGAGTCAAGGAGTTGAAGCCCAAACTTTGGCAAATGTTTATTTAGCTCTTGAAAACGATTTGGAAATCATCCCAGTATTGAATAAGGTTGATCTCCCTGGGGCAGATCCTGAAAAAATTAAAAAAGAAATTGAATCTATCATTGGCTTGGATACCTCTAATGCAATTTCTTGTTCAGCAAAAACAGGAGTAGGTATATCAGAAATATTGCAAGCTGTTGTTGAAAGGATTCCGCCACCTAAAGACCTTTTAGATGAACCTACTAAGGCTCTGATCTTTGATTCTTATTATGATTCATATAGAGGCGTGATCGTATATTTCCGTGTAATGACTGGAAGAATTTCATCTAGAGATAAAATTCTTCTAATGGCTAGTAAAAAGAGTTATGAGCTTGATGAGATAGGTGTCATGGCTCCTGACCAGAGTAAGGTGAATGAATTGCACGCAGGCGAAGTAGGCTATTTAGCAGCATCAATCAAAGCAGTTGCTGATGCTCGTGTGGGAGACACTATAACATTATTAAACAACCCAGCATATGAACCTTTGCCCGGGTATACCGAAGCAAAGCCAATGGTTTTTTGTGGATTATTCCCAACAGATGCTGATCAATATCCAGACCTTAGAGATGCTTTGGATAAATTGCAACTTTCAGATGCTGCATTGAAGTATGAGCCAGAAACCAGTAGTGCAATGGGATTCGGTTTTCGCTGTGGATTCCTGGGTCTACTTCACATGGAGATTGTTCAGGAAAGATTAGAAAGAGAATATGATCTTGATCTAATAGTCACTGCTCCATCAGTAATTTATCAAGTAAATATGCTTGACGGAGAAGTTCTTCTTGTTGATAATCCTTCCACCTTGCCTGATCCACAGAAGCGTGAATCAATAGAAGAGCCATATGTTCGGATTGAAATCTACGCTCCTAATGATTACAACGGTACATTGATGGGGCTATGTCAAGATCGTCGAGGTGATTTTGTTGATATGAAATTTATAACTACAGATCGAGTTACGCTGATTTATGAGATCCCTTTAGCAGAGGTTGTCACTGATTTTTTTGATCAGATGAAGAGCCGAACCAAGGGATATGCTTCAATGGAATATCACTTAATAGGTTATCGAAAAAATGATCTAGTTAGATTAGATGTATTGATTAATGCAGAAAAAGCAGATCCTCTCACAACTATCGTTCATCGTGAAAAAGCTTATGGGGTAGGGAAAGGATTAGTCGAAAAGTTAAAGGAGCTGATACCAAAACAACAATTTAAAATTCCATTACAAGCTTCGATTGGGAGCAGAGTTATAGCTAGTGAGAGTATTAGCGCTTTGCGCAAGGACGTTCTAGCAAAATGTTATGGCGGAGATATTTCTAGGAAGAAAAAATTACTTAAAAAGCAAGCTAAAGGAAAGAAAAGAATGAAGTCAATGGGAAAAGTCGATGTCCCACAAGAGGCCTTTATGGCAGTGCTCAAATTAAATCAATAA
- the trmH gene encoding tRNA (guanosine(18)-2'-O)-methyltransferase TrmH — protein MPLLPRRFQKIKSVLDRRMSNLTILTEEIEKPHNLSAILRTCDAIGILEAHAIFKENKTPTFNSTAQGSQKWVKLKEHKNIEVATTYLKQMGFRLYGTSLNKRAKDYRLFDYKGPTAFIMGAEKWGLSESATDLVDETIYIPMRGMVQSLNVSVAAATLLFEALRQRETSETSAHLGEKMDQELYNKTLFEWSYPEVAKWCKQNNRDYPKLSKTGEILEKLPRTVKLRC, from the coding sequence ATGCCTCTTCTACCACGTCGATTCCAAAAGATTAAGTCAGTTTTAGATCGGAGGATGTCCAATCTTACAATCCTTACGGAAGAGATCGAAAAGCCTCACAATCTCTCGGCAATTCTTCGTACTTGTGATGCCATTGGCATATTAGAAGCACATGCAATCTTCAAGGAAAATAAAACACCTACTTTCAATAGTACGGCCCAGGGAAGTCAAAAATGGGTCAAGCTAAAAGAACATAAAAACATTGAGGTTGCTACTACATATTTAAAGCAAATGGGCTTTCGGTTGTATGGCACTAGCCTTAATAAGCGTGCAAAAGACTACCGACTGTTTGATTACAAAGGGCCAACAGCCTTTATAATGGGTGCAGAAAAGTGGGGCCTTAGTGAATCGGCTACTGATTTAGTAGATGAGACTATTTATATACCTATGCGAGGAATGGTTCAGTCATTAAACGTGTCTGTTGCAGCTGCAACACTTCTTTTCGAAGCATTACGTCAACGTGAGACATCAGAAACATCTGCTCACTTAGGAGAAAAAATGGATCAAGAGCTTTATAATAAAACTTTATTTGAATGGTCTTATCCTGAAGTTGCTAAATGGTGCAAACAAAATAATCGAGATTACCCTAAATTAAGTAAAACAGGAGAGATTCTAGAGAAGCTTCCAAGGACAGTCAAATTACGCTGTTAA
- the petP gene encoding cytochrome b6f subunit PetP, with product MPQSVNLTRIGSRVKINLDSVRDRISSNLIKKISSDPSATVMDYKMTDGGGVGVVLKLADGTKNWFFENELGRN from the coding sequence ATGCCCCAGTCAGTAAACCTTACGAGAATAGGATCAAGGGTCAAGATAAATCTTGATAGCGTTAGAGATCGAATTTCAAGTAATTTAATAAAAAAAATCTCTTCTGATCCCAGTGCCACTGTTATGGATTACAAAATGACAGATGGTGGGGGTGTTGGTGTAGTACTCAAACTTGCAGATGGAACAAAAAACTGGTTCTTTGAAAATGAACTTGGACGTAATTGA
- a CDS encoding transglycosylase domain-containing protein: MPRRIQTWLSLATSAIAIGSLIAITERQASKSLDSLLPSVSKIREFNRPGTIELLASNGEIIQKLGPITRDKMTSEFIPTIIKKAFIASEDRRFYKHNGVDFWSISRAMLTNIKAKSILEGGSTITQQLARIIFLNQEKSISRKLKEIALAYKLERSLAKEEILEQYLNNVYLGSNAYGVSDASWIYFKKTPNQLSLEEAALIAGLAPAPSAYSPLVNVELALKRRSIVLRKMRAENFISNSELLIALNKPLNLQPAMPKYLKSKAPFFTSFVEQELPKILSQEQIEIGGLKIKTSLILDWQLKAREVIKTQSPKNAEGAIISIEPSTGLIRVLVGGKDYSKNQFNRATQALRSPGSTFKIFPYIAAINNGYQPEDRLFDTPRCWHGYCPKNFGNIYYGEVSLSNAFSNSLNTIAVDLLAKVGFKKVISLANQFGVGNVEKLGYYYPLAIGAFEETVLNMSAAYAAIANRGMYIKPSAIEEIRGPKNDLLWEQSIGQGEGRRVISTQVADTMNWMLRKVVSQGSGIAASLGNRQVAGKTGTSENNRDLWFIGSIPQLTTSVWFGSDNNTTIRGSSGDAALAWKQFMRKINSDLELVDFPRRTFN, encoded by the coding sequence GTGCCTCGTAGAATTCAAACCTGGTTATCCTTAGCAACTAGTGCAATAGCTATAGGCTCTTTAATAGCAATCACAGAGAGACAAGCAAGCAAGTCATTAGATTCTCTTCTTCCTTCTGTGAGCAAAATAAGAGAATTCAATCGACCCGGCACTATTGAATTACTGGCATCAAACGGAGAAATCATTCAAAAGCTAGGGCCAATTACTCGAGATAAAATGACCTCAGAGTTCATTCCAACTATCATTAAGAAAGCCTTTATAGCATCTGAAGACAGACGGTTTTATAAACATAATGGGGTTGACTTCTGGAGCATTAGCAGGGCTATGCTTACAAATATCAAAGCAAAATCAATATTAGAAGGAGGAAGCACTATCACACAACAATTAGCAAGAATAATTTTTCTCAATCAAGAAAAAAGTATAAGCCGAAAACTTAAAGAGATAGCTCTAGCTTATAAGCTAGAGCGTAGTTTAGCCAAAGAGGAGATCCTCGAGCAATATCTTAATAACGTCTACTTAGGTTCAAATGCATATGGAGTTTCAGATGCATCATGGATCTATTTCAAGAAAACTCCCAATCAATTAAGTCTAGAGGAGGCAGCTTTGATAGCTGGATTAGCACCCGCACCCTCCGCATATTCACCATTAGTAAATGTTGAACTAGCTCTAAAGCGCAGATCTATCGTCTTAAGAAAGATGAGAGCAGAAAACTTTATATCTAATTCAGAGTTATTGATAGCTCTTAATAAGCCTTTAAATCTTCAACCTGCAATGCCTAAATATTTAAAAAGCAAAGCCCCTTTTTTTACATCATTTGTGGAGCAAGAACTTCCAAAAATATTGTCACAAGAGCAAATTGAAATTGGCGGGCTAAAAATCAAAACCAGTCTCATTCTAGATTGGCAATTAAAAGCGAGGGAAGTCATTAAGACTCAAAGTCCAAAGAATGCTGAAGGAGCAATTATATCAATTGAGCCTAGTACTGGCCTGATAAGGGTCCTCGTAGGGGGAAAAGACTATAGCAAGAACCAATTCAACAGAGCGACACAAGCACTAAGATCACCTGGTTCAACATTTAAAATTTTCCCTTACATAGCAGCAATTAACAATGGTTATCAACCTGAGGACAGGCTGTTTGACACCCCAAGATGTTGGCATGGTTATTGCCCTAAGAATTTTGGTAACATCTACTATGGGGAGGTATCACTAAGCAATGCGTTTAGTAACTCTTTAAATACTATTGCTGTTGATTTATTGGCAAAGGTAGGTTTCAAAAAGGTAATCTCCCTAGCGAATCAATTCGGCGTAGGAAATGTGGAGAAACTTGGCTATTACTACCCGTTAGCCATAGGAGCCTTTGAAGAGACAGTCCTAAACATGAGTGCTGCTTATGCAGCAATTGCAAACAGAGGTATGTATATAAAGCCCTCAGCCATTGAAGAAATAAGAGGACCGAAAAATGATCTCTTATGGGAGCAAAGCATCGGCCAAGGCGAAGGACGTAGAGTCATCTCTACTCAGGTAGCCGATACAATGAATTGGATGCTAAGGAAAGTAGTTTCGCAAGGCTCAGGGATAGCAGCCTCCCTAGGAAATCGGCAAGTAGCAGGAAAAACCGGGACTTCAGAAAACAATCGGGATCTTTGGTTTATTGGATCCATACCTCAACTTACAACAAGTGTTTGGTTTGGAAGTGACAATAACACCACGATAAGGGGAAGCAGTGGAGATGCTGCATTGGCTTGGAAGCAATTCATGCGAAAAATCAACTCTGATCTCGAGCTCGTTGATTTCCCTAGACGTACCTTTAATTAA
- a CDS encoding 16S rRNA (cytosine(967)-C(5))-methyltransferase has protein sequence MPPRAAVWEILKAVAKGAFTDVAIAKTFRKYKLSVVDKALATELACGSIRQRQTLDSWIDHLGKVPSHKQPPLLRWLLHLGLYQIFYMDRIPVSAAVNTTVELAKRKGLGRLAPVVNAILRKAVKARNSGDELPLCDGTVARLAQKHSIPKWMAEKLMEWKGEEGAEIIAQAFNQTPTIDLRINGRCSSIHSIQKKFRDVGIESNCIQRCSQGLSISSGIREIREWPGYKEGEWSVQDRSAQWVAPLLEAKPGESVLDACAAPGGKTTHVAELIDDIGEIWAVDSSPKRLKLTIANTTRLGLQSIHFLSADSTNLLNQMPSWKNYFQRILLDAPCSGLGTLARNPDARWRITPSKIEELVLLQVRLFDGIIPLLKSGGRIVYSTCTIHPDENFKQVENIISRYDQLILRDQKQIWPGEVEGGDGFYAAIIDSL, from the coding sequence TTGCCACCTAGAGCTGCAGTATGGGAGATCCTTAAGGCTGTTGCTAAAGGTGCTTTTACTGATGTCGCTATTGCGAAGACTTTCCGCAAATATAAGTTAAGCGTAGTTGACAAGGCTCTTGCTACTGAATTGGCATGCGGTTCAATTCGTCAACGTCAGACATTGGATTCCTGGATTGATCATTTGGGGAAGGTGCCATCACATAAGCAACCTCCTTTGCTTCGTTGGTTGCTTCATTTAGGTCTTTATCAGATTTTTTATATGGATCGAATCCCCGTTTCAGCAGCAGTTAATACAACAGTAGAGCTGGCTAAGAGGAAGGGCTTAGGACGTCTTGCTCCAGTAGTGAATGCGATCTTGAGAAAAGCAGTTAAAGCGCGTAACTCTGGAGATGAGTTGCCATTGTGTGATGGAACTGTGGCTCGATTAGCACAAAAACACTCAATACCTAAGTGGATGGCCGAGAAGTTAATGGAATGGAAGGGGGAAGAAGGCGCAGAGATTATTGCTCAGGCATTCAATCAAACACCTACCATTGATTTAAGGATTAATGGTAGGTGTTCAAGTATTCATAGTATCCAGAAGAAATTTCGCGATGTGGGAATTGAAAGTAATTGCATACAGCGATGTTCGCAAGGTTTAAGTATCTCATCTGGTATTAGGGAAATACGAGAATGGCCTGGTTACAAGGAAGGGGAATGGTCTGTTCAGGATCGTTCCGCACAATGGGTAGCACCTCTTTTAGAAGCAAAGCCAGGGGAATCTGTACTTGATGCTTGTGCTGCTCCAGGAGGGAAAACAACACATGTAGCTGAACTTATAGATGATATAGGAGAAATTTGGGCTGTAGATTCCTCTCCAAAACGTTTGAAATTAACTATTGCTAATACAACACGACTTGGACTGCAATCTATACATTTTCTTTCTGCTGATTCTACGAATCTTTTAAATCAAATGCCTTCATGGAAGAACTATTTTCAAAGGATTTTATTAGATGCTCCTTGCTCTGGATTAGGTACATTAGCTAGGAACCCTGATGCAAGGTGGCGTATTACACCTAGCAAGATAGAGGAATTGGTTTTGTTGCAGGTAAGATTATTTGATGGAATTATTCCATTATTGAAGTCAGGTGGAAGGATCGTCTACTCGACATGCACGATTCACCCTGATGAGAACTTTAAACAAGTGGAAAATATTATCTCACGTTATGATCAATTAATCCTAAGGGACCAAAAACAAATTTGGCCAGGCGAGGTTGAAGGGGGAGATGGCTTTTATGCTGCAATCATTGATTCGCTATAA
- a CDS encoding aminotransferase class V-fold PLP-dependent enzyme, whose product MNNLRSNLPALENKFYFNYGGQGPLPKASLDSITASWVKIQQLGPFTNDVWPFISNEIQETKLLIARLCGVSTKRIALTENVTTGCILPLLGIPFLEGERILISNCEHPGVVSACKELAKQKKLCIDIFDVQSLSGGIEKAENTTAEVIKSLELSLTPKTRLVVLSHLLWNTGEIMPIELIASFLGKYKDPPFLLVDAAQSFGQIPIGSAASKADIYAFTGHKWAFGPEGLGATIVSERILEQSNPTLVGWKSLKNEGSIYSDNTNPYHSDGRKFEIATSCTPLLSGLRCSLELLEKEGTDYQRIEKIQSLSKELWVELRKIHPIKLVLQSPPQTGLLSFSVKSNMSHNQIVRALGKKSTWIRVLEDPTWLRACVHITTTREEIKELTKRLKEISKE is encoded by the coding sequence ATGAACAATTTACGCTCAAATCTTCCCGCTTTAGAAAACAAGTTTTATTTTAATTATGGAGGGCAAGGCCCTTTACCCAAAGCATCACTAGATTCGATCACTGCTAGCTGGGTAAAGATCCAGCAATTAGGTCCTTTCACTAATGATGTTTGGCCCTTTATAAGTAATGAAATTCAAGAGACAAAGCTCCTAATTGCAAGGCTTTGTGGCGTATCTACTAAACGAATTGCTCTAACTGAAAATGTTACAACAGGATGCATTCTCCCTCTATTAGGGATTCCTTTTTTAGAAGGAGAAAGAATATTAATAAGCAACTGCGAACATCCCGGCGTTGTCTCAGCCTGTAAAGAGTTAGCTAAGCAAAAGAAACTTTGTATTGACATATTTGATGTTCAAAGTCTATCTGGGGGGATTGAAAAAGCAGAAAACACTACTGCTGAAGTAATAAAAAGCTTAGAGCTGTCTTTGACCCCAAAAACTAGGCTTGTTGTGTTATCTCATCTCCTTTGGAATACTGGGGAAATAATGCCAATCGAGTTAATTGCAAGTTTTCTAGGCAAATATAAAGATCCACCTTTCTTACTAGTTGATGCAGCTCAAAGTTTCGGTCAAATCCCAATAGGAAGTGCTGCATCAAAAGCAGATATTTATGCCTTTACAGGCCATAAATGGGCTTTTGGGCCTGAAGGTCTTGGAGCTACAATTGTTTCTGAAAGAATTTTAGAGCAATCAAATCCCACTTTAGTGGGATGGAAAAGCCTTAAAAATGAAGGGAGTATTTATTCAGATAACACTAACCCTTACCATTCAGATGGTAGGAAGTTTGAAATAGCAACGTCATGTACACCACTTCTATCTGGACTACGATGTTCACTCGAACTCCTTGAGAAAGAGGGCACTGATTACCAAAGAATCGAAAAGATCCAATCCCTAAGCAAAGAGCTATGGGTTGAATTGCGCAAAATTCATCCAATAAAACTTGTTCTACAAAGTCCTCCTCAGACTGGTCTTTTAAGTTTCTCTGTTAAATCAAATATGTCTCATAATCAAATTGTCAGGGCACTTGGCAAGAAATCAACTTGGATAAGAGTCTTAGAAGACCCAACTTGGCTAAGAGCATGTGTTCATATCACCACTACTAGAGAAGAAATCAAAGAACTGACAAAAAGATTAAAAGAAATTTCTAAGGAATAA